Below is a window of 'Nostoc azollae' 0708 DNA.
GTTGCCAGTTATTCTCTGACTCGTTTTTAGGCTCTCTATCTTCGGTTATATTTTCACTAGAATTATGTGTCATTAATTACTTTCCTTTCATTAGCATTAGCCCTTTGGGCGGCTCCCTTGGAGTATCGCTCTTTGTTCAGGTACAACAGTGTACCAGTTGCTCTTAAAGAATGTTTTGGGCGGCTGGGTATACTCAGCTACTGCCTGATTTTTAATGCTTGTTGGTTCGTATTGGGCTTGACTAAGCCACTGCTTATATTGTTAAAGAGATTTAATATCTACATTAGTATCCATTCAAGCAAAATAAGTACCGCTGAATAGAGAATCCTTAAGCGTGTATTTGCCTATGCGAGTGGGTGTAACTACAAGATCTACGTCGCGTCCAGGGACAATATATTGCTGTACGCGGAACTCAGGGACGTAAAAAGTGTGGAGTACCTCCTTGGCGTGCATATTCAAGGGAGTACGACGACTGACAGGTAAGTGTAATGTAATTCATTACTGGTAATATTATTTGGATATCTGAAAGACCAATCCCACTGCTTCACGAAAACATCAATGCTTTCAGCTGCTGGTTTAGGTTTGTCATCACTGCCTACAGCATAGGCTGGTTCTTCTAGAGGTGTATGCAAGTGTACAACTTGCCCTAAAATCAAAATATTTAATTGCTGATAAATATTGAAGCCTTGGAAAGCAAGCCATCAAACTAGCAATGTTGGAGTGGCTGTCCATAAAAGTCCTAGTTTTAAATCGCCTCTTGATGGATGTCCCTCACTGTAGTCATTTGGACGTGCGCGGAAGAAAAGTACTGAGTACACCATCATGCTTATAAGCGGAAGAATAATAAATGCACCAATAGCAGTTAAGAAGCTAAACAAACTATCTACTTTTTGTGCTTCTGCTGTAGCTTCAATAGGCATCCAAGAATACGCTATCTGTCCAATCCAATGGCTGACGACAAGCAAAACTGCAATATAGCCAGCTATTAGTAAATACTCTAAAAATCTAGACATACACTTACAATACTTCTCGTTTATTTAGGTAGTAAGTCTGGGTTTGCGCCCTCTTGGACTAACTTAGCAGCAGTAACGTGAACCCCGAATTCCGATCCTAATTGCCCTCCTAAAGTGCCGTGAATGTACAAGATACCCATGATTACAATCCCTACTAACAAGTAAAACCACTGTACTTGTCTGGAAGCACCTTTACGCCAGTGGTAGCGTTGCAAGCCTCTCCAGAAAGTCATGGCAACAATTACCCCCAACAGCAGAACCCCACCCACACCATGTAACAGCAGTGTCCAAGAGGCGTTTAAGCCCCAATCACTTTTTTGATTAATTGGTGCATTTGTCAGTAGTAGCTCACAGAAACCAAAGGCGACGGTGAAAAATGTGACAATAGATGCTCCTAGCAGGTTGTACCAACCAACATCAAAGAAGCCAGAACGGATAGCAGGAAGACCCAAAAATCTGAAGATTGGTCGTTCTATAGGAAAAATAGCTCCTGCTATGTCAAATAAGATGGCGATGATGAATAAACCTAATGTCAGATGCACCAGTTGTGGATGCATAGGAATTTCGTAAGGTAGCCCGTTAGTGCCTAACCTCAATCCTAAAGAGTCAATCCATTGTGAGTTCATGGTGAAACTCCCTGCTTCATAACCTTAACCACAGCCTCAACGTGTAAACTGTATACCCAAAACAGCTTGCTCCCCAAATAAACTTGCAAGAATACTAAGCAAATTAAAAACGTAGCAATACCAAGGTAACCAGGAGGAAGTTTTAGCGGATTGCGATGGCGTTCCGCCCGCCGTAGGTGATCGCGAATCATAAACCGCCAAGCTGTAATAGCAGCAATGATCGCCCCCAGTGACCAACCTATGAGTGTGTGAAAATTCAGTGTTGATTGAACTACTGAATACACTTGTGCCAGCCCTGCTTCGAACTGCCCAAAAACTATGGCTACGAAAGTTGCCATCGCTCCTACCAATATATTCCAAAACGCTACCTCAAATAAGTGTGCATTGTATGTAGAATGACCTAATATATCGCAAATAAACGAGAAGAACACCATCGCTATGAAATGTACAACGATGGGGTGTATGGGGTCGGGGTAGGGGAGGTTTTGGCTATTAAGAGTCAGAGCAAACATCGCTTTCTCCTTGAGATATCCAGGTGCTCTGAATAACTTATCTGAGTAAAAACAAAATTTATTGTTGAATTCATATATTGAATTTGCTAGGAAAATTATTCTTCAATAAACGATTCTCTCAGAGAGATCACATAATAAATACAACTAAAACACTATCGTAAGATAGATCTTCTTCAAAAATAAAATATTCATCTTTATTACCGAAGTCACTATTGTTTTTAACCAAAATCAATAAATCTAAAAATCTTCATAAGCTATATTTTCTTTTTAAGAAACAAGTACTGCTACCTGCATGCTTTCAACATGTCATACAATTATGAAAAGCAAATGAAAACTTTATATACCTTGGGATAGAAGTATTTGTTCTTCTCATAGTTGGAGGTGATCACCAACGCAAACTCATAGATTAATGCCAGGATTGAATAAATACCTATCAATTAATTAAATACGTAACCCTGTAATTTGTGTGAGTGGGTTAGCAATAGTTTAAGTAGAAAATATACTCCATAATACAGGACTTATGTAACTGGCACAAATAGGGGGCGGGATATAGCCCTGGCACGGAACAATTTAACTCAAACCAAGCGCATAGGAAGACTGGGGCGTTTTAGTTGCTGAATTAAATAATTAGAAAGCAATCTATGCTTGTTTTAATAAACAGTTTGACCAGTTTGATAGGCTAAATTCTTTAATCTAATCCAAACCAACATTGCACAAGCAATATGATTTCTTTGAAGCCTAGCTTTACGACATTGACAAGATTCAATGCCAGTTATTTTTTTAATCTCTCGGTGAAACTCCTCAATTTTCCAACGAATTTTACACACCTCTTGTACAACATTCGTAGAACTTTGAGATAAATCCTTAGTAGCGACATAATCCGTTCTGTTGGTAGAAACAGCAACCCGGAATAGTTTCACTTTTTTCTGAGCGGGAAACCCTTTAATTTTTATAATTTTACCACATTCTAACTCTTCAGTACTCCATTCTCATAATTCAATAGGTTTATCTTTTTCTTTGGCAAATGTATCATCAACTAACCGATCCTTTTTTAAAGGGCAATATGATAAAGGATTTAGTGCTGGAGAAGTAGATAGCGAATTCCGAGACAAAACTAAAACTGCTGTAATAGCCTTCCAAAGGTCAGTAAATCTCGATTTAGATCGGGAAGTAGCGACACAGACTTGGAAAGCTTTAATTACTAGTCCTTATCCTGATCCTGGTAGTGGTAATAATGATGTAGCTTTTAGCCTAGTAAAATTTGAGGATGTTGGCTCAA
It encodes the following:
- a CDS encoding peptidoglycan-binding domain-containing protein, producing the protein MANVSSTNRSFFKGQYDKGFSAGEVDSEFRDKTKTAVIAFQRSVNLDLDREVATQTWKALITSPYPDPGSGNNDVAFSLVKFEDVGSIVETGFFFPTNFGSRFAKPAISSNPKRWLGEAGQRARYIQDKDMPVIKDPQHRCQDQIRQVIEYFNVEDNNNARY
- a CDS encoding cytochrome c oxidase subunit II transmembrane domain-containing protein — protein: MSRFLEYLLIAGYIAVLLVVSHWIGQIAYSWMPIEATAEAQKVDSLFSFLTAIGAFIILPLISMMVYSVLFFRARPNDYSEGHPSRGDLKLGLLWTATPTLLV
- a CDS encoding DUF2231 domain-containing protein, coding for MNSQWIDSLGLRLGTNGLPYEIPMHPQLVHLTLGLFIIAILFDIAGAIFPIERPIFRFLGLPAIRSGFFDVGWYNLLGASIVTFFTVAFGFCELLLTNAPINQKSDWGLNASWTLLLHGVGGVLLLGVIVAMTFWRGLQRYHWRKGASRQVQWFYLLVGIVIMGILYIHGTLGGQLGSEFGVHVTAAKLVQEGANPDLLPK
- a CDS encoding DUF2231 domain-containing protein, which encodes MFALTLNSQNLPYPDPIHPIVVHFIAMVFFSFICDILGHSTYNAHLFEVAFWNILVGAMATFVAIVFGQFEAGLAQVYSVVQSTLNFHTLIGWSLGAIIAAITAWRFMIRDHLRRAERHRNPLKLPPGYLGIATFLICLVFLQVYLGSKLFWVYSLHVEAVVKVMKQGVSP